In Clostridium swellfunianum, a genomic segment contains:
- a CDS encoding DegV family protein, producing the protein MEKIKIITDSTADLPMEIIKKYDIEVLPLTVHFGDESYLDGIDIKFNEFLEKMKASEVFPTTSQINPQRFHDCFNGYINQGYKIISIHLSSKLSGTYQSACIARDMLESEDIVVIDSLNVTSGLGLLVLKACKLKDQGMAAKDIEKKILESIPHVKSALAFESLENLVKGGRLSKTAGMIGNLLGIRLILEIKDGELALMDKVRGSKKAAKTILDYVDKKGIKEDETSIILQVENKDVREALTENMTERCAEFIECEVGCVVGTHSGTGACGIFFIEEY; encoded by the coding sequence ATGGAAAAAATAAAAATAATAACTGACAGTACTGCAGATTTGCCTATGGAGATAATAAAAAAATATGATATTGAAGTACTGCCGCTTACCGTACATTTTGGGGATGAATCCTATTTAGATGGCATAGATATTAAGTTTAATGAGTTCTTAGAAAAAATGAAAGCCAGTGAAGTATTCCCAACTACTTCTCAGATAAATCCTCAAAGATTTCATGACTGCTTTAATGGATATATTAACCAGGGTTATAAAATTATATCTATTCATCTTTCATCGAAATTAAGTGGAACCTACCAATCTGCATGTATTGCAAGAGATATGTTGGAAAGCGAAGATATAGTAGTCATAGATAGTCTAAATGTTACTTCTGGCTTGGGACTTCTGGTTTTAAAAGCCTGCAAGCTAAAAGATCAAGGCATGGCTGCTAAAGATATTGAAAAAAAGATATTGGAATCTATTCCACATGTTAAAAGTGCTTTAGCTTTTGAAAGCTTAGAAAATCTTGTTAAAGGTGGAAGACTTTCGAAAACTGCAGGGATGATAGGGAATCTTTTAGGAATAAGGCTTATATTAGAGATTAAAGATGGGGAATTAGCTTTAATGGACAAAGTTAGAGGAAGCAAAAAAGCAGCAAAAACAATTTTAGATTATGTAGATAAAAAAGGAATTAAGGAAGATGAGACTTCCATAATTCTACAGGTAGAAAATAAAGATGTTAGAGAAGCTTTAACTGAAAATATGACTGAAAGATGTGCTGAATTTATAGAATGCGAAGTTGGCTGTGTTGTTGGGACACATTCTGGCACAGGGGCTTGCGGTATTTTCTTTATAGAAGAGTATTGA
- a CDS encoding GrdX family protein: MIEPLIIVTNNPMCKEKCETTYKLEYIDGNVLEVFRKARDYVHLNHRLLTHPLVSSIKPNEIPYRTVIISKDRNNIIDMQSLDLIENSISTTEKFLKDFGLPKWTEKILEDFMLIDFDIIYNAIKR; encoded by the coding sequence ATGATTGAACCGCTGATAATAGTTACTAACAATCCTATGTGTAAAGAAAAATGTGAAACCACCTATAAACTTGAATATATAGATGGAAACGTTTTAGAGGTTTTTAGAAAAGCTAGAGATTACGTACATTTAAATCACAGACTTTTAACACATCCTCTAGTGAGCAGTATTAAACCAAATGAAATACCATATAGGACGGTTATAATATCGAAGGATAGGAATAATATTATTGACATGCAATCCTTGGATTTAATAGAAAACAGTATTAGTACAACTGAAAAGTTTTTGAAGGACTTTGGATTACCAAAATGGACTGAAAAAATATTAGAGGATTTTATGCTTATTGATTTTGATATTATTTATAATGCAATAAAAAGATAA
- the trxB gene encoding thioredoxin-disulfide reductase, whose amino-acid sequence MPHIYDTIIIGGGPAGLSAGLYGARSKMDTLLIERSKFGGQTATTDELENYPGSLEDCTGPSLIERMRKQAEEFGTKFAKDEIIEVDFSGKIKKVIGQKETYEAKTIIIATGAYPRLAGFKNELELRGKGVSYCATCDADFFTELDVAVVGGGDSALTESIYLTKFAENVTIIHRRDQFRGAKSIQDKVFNNPKIEIIYDSVVEEAKGDEILEGLVIKNVKTGELSDLKVDGCFVFVGYLPITELFKGKIKLDEAGYILTDEEMRTDIPGVFAAGDVRQKSLRQVITAAADGAIAATNAEHYIENEFNELHV is encoded by the coding sequence ATGCCACACATTTACGATACTATAATAATAGGCGGTGGTCCTGCAGGACTTTCAGCAGGACTTTATGGTGCGAGATCAAAAATGGATACTTTACTTATTGAAAGATCTAAGTTTGGAGGACAGACAGCTACCACTGACGAGCTTGAAAACTATCCAGGTTCTTTAGAAGACTGCACAGGTCCTAGCTTAATTGAAAGAATGAGAAAACAAGCTGAAGAATTTGGCACCAAGTTTGCCAAGGATGAGATTATAGAAGTTGACTTCTCCGGAAAGATTAAAAAAGTTATAGGTCAAAAGGAAACATATGAAGCTAAAACAATAATAATAGCTACAGGTGCTTATCCAAGGCTTGCTGGCTTTAAGAATGAGTTAGAACTAAGAGGTAAAGGGGTTTCTTACTGTGCTACTTGCGATGCTGACTTCTTTACTGAACTTGATGTGGCTGTAGTTGGAGGAGGGGATTCAGCTTTAACTGAATCTATATATCTGACTAAGTTTGCAGAAAATGTAACAATCATTCACAGAAGAGATCAGTTTAGAGGAGCTAAATCAATACAAGACAAAGTATTTAATAATCCTAAGATAGAAATAATATATGATTCAGTTGTTGAAGAAGCTAAAGGTGATGAAATTCTTGAAGGTCTTGTTATAAAAAATGTAAAAACTGGTGAGTTAAGTGATCTTAAGGTTGATGGCTGTTTCGTATTCGTTGGCTATCTTCCAATAACAGAACTTTTCAAAGGTAAGATAAAATTAGATGAAGCAGGTTATATATTAACAGATGAAGAAATGAGAACTGACATACCAGGAGTTTTTGCTGCTGGTGACGTAAGACAAAAATCTCTAAGGCAAGTTATTACTGCTGCTGCTGATGGAGCTATAGCTGCAACAAATGCAGAGCATTATATTGAAAATGAATTTAATGAGCTTCATGTTTAA
- a CDS encoding thioredoxin family protein, whose protein sequence is MLELNKDNFDAEVINYTEKPVFVDFWGDKCEICIELMPGVHELEHRYSDKIKFASLNTSSARRLAISQKVLGLPTMIIYKNGERAHIATPDKLKTISDVENFIKEVYDTL, encoded by the coding sequence ATGTTAGAATTAAACAAAGATAATTTTGATGCTGAGGTTATTAATTATACTGAAAAGCCTGTATTTGTAGACTTCTGGGGGGACAAATGTGAAATATGCATAGAGCTTATGCCAGGGGTTCATGAATTAGAGCACAGGTATTCAGATAAAATAAAGTTTGCTAGTTTAAACACTTCAAGTGCTAGAAGACTTGCTATATCACAAAAAGTTTTAGGACTTCCAACTATGATAATCTACAAGAATGGTGAGAGAGCTCACATAGCTACACCAGATAAATTAAAAACAATATCTGACGTTGAAAACTTTATTAAGGAAGTTTATGACACTCTTTAA
- a CDS encoding glycine/sarcosine/betaine reductase component B subunit, with translation MRLELGKIYIKDIQFGPQTKVDNGVLYVNKEELLKEIGGDERLQSIDFDLAKPGEETRIIPVKDVIEPRVKVEGKGGIFPGFINKVDTVGSGRTHVLKGAAVVTTGKIVGFQEGIIDMSGEGAKYTPFSKTNNLVIICEPKDGVLQHEHEEAVRMVGFKAATYLGKAGKDVEPDEVKVYETKPLLEQVNEFPELPKVVYVYMLQTQGLLHDTYVYGVDAKKIIPTYIYPTEVFDGAIVSGNCVSACDKNPTYVHLNQPIIEDLYERHGKDFNFLGCIITNENVYLADKQRSSDMTAKLVEFLGADAVIISEEGFGNPDADLVMNCNKITDKGIKTVLVTDEYAGRDGSSQSLADSTPKGDAVVTGGNANEVVTLPAMKKVIGHPEAANIIAGGYVGSLREDGSINAEIQVITGATSEVGFNYLTAKGY, from the coding sequence TTGCGTCTAGAACTTGGGAAAATTTATATAAAGGATATACAATTTGGACCACAAACTAAAGTTGACAATGGAGTTCTTTATGTAAACAAAGAAGAGTTATTAAAGGAAATTGGTGGAGATGAAAGACTTCAGTCCATTGATTTTGATTTAGCAAAGCCTGGTGAGGAAACTAGAATAATTCCTGTAAAAGATGTTATTGAGCCAAGAGTCAAGGTTGAAGGAAAAGGTGGTATTTTCCCTGGCTTTATAAACAAGGTTGATACCGTTGGTTCTGGAAGAACTCATGTGCTCAAAGGAGCAGCTGTTGTTACTACTGGTAAAATAGTTGGTTTCCAAGAGGGTATAATAGATATGAGTGGTGAAGGAGCTAAATACACACCATTCTCAAAAACTAACAATCTAGTTATTATATGCGAACCAAAAGATGGAGTGCTTCAGCATGAGCATGAAGAGGCTGTAAGAATGGTAGGCTTCAAGGCTGCAACCTACCTAGGAAAAGCTGGTAAAGATGTAGAACCAGATGAGGTAAAGGTATATGAAACAAAACCATTACTTGAACAGGTTAATGAATTCCCAGAGCTTCCGAAGGTAGTTTACGTATATATGCTTCAAACTCAAGGCCTTTTACACGACACTTATGTATATGGTGTAGATGCTAAGAAGATAATACCTACTTACATTTATCCAACAGAAGTATTTGATGGTGCAATTGTTAGCGGTAACTGCGTATCAGCTTGCGATAAGAACCCAACGTATGTTCACTTAAATCAGCCTATTATTGAAGATCTTTATGAAAGACATGGAAAGGACTTCAATTTCTTAGGTTGCATTATAACTAACGAAAACGTTTATCTTGCTGATAAGCAAAGATCTTCTGATATGACAGCTAAGCTTGTTGAATTCTTAGGAGCTGATGCAGTTATAATTTCTGAAGAAGGCTTTGGAAATCCTGATGCAGATTTAGTAATGAACTGCAACAAGATAACCGATAAAGGGATAAAGACAGTACTTGTTACTGATGAATATGCAGGAAGAGACGGAAGCTCTCAATCACTTGCAGACTCAACTCCAAAAGGAGATGCAGTTGTAACGGGTGGAAATGCTAACGAAGTAGTAACACTTCCAGCAATGAAAAAGGTTATAGGACACCCAGAAGCTGCTAATATAATAGCAGGCGGATATGTAGGAAGCTTAAGAGAGGATGGCTCTATTAACGCAGAAATTCAGGTTATTACTGGAGCAACTTCAGAAGTCGGCTTTAACTATTTAACTGCAAAGGGTTACTAA
- the grdA gene encoding glycine/sarcosine/betaine reductase complex selenoprotein A, with the protein MLKGKKVIAIGDRDGIPGPAIEDCAKSAGAEVIFASTECFVUTAAGAMDLEIQQRVKDLTEKHGAENVVVIIGGAEAEASGLSAETVAAGDPTYAGPLAGIALGLAVYHVVEPEVKDQCDAAVYDEQCGMMEMVLDVDAIVKEVKTVRTQFSKYTI; encoded by the coding sequence ATGTTAAAGGGTAAAAAAGTAATTGCCATTGGCGATAGAGACGGAATTCCAGGACCAGCTATAGAAGACTGTGCTAAATCAGCTGGTGCTGAAGTAATATTTGCATCAACAGAATGCTTCGTTTGAACAGCTGCAGGTGCTATGGATCTGGAGATCCAACAAAGAGTTAAAGACCTTACTGAAAAGCATGGTGCTGAAAATGTAGTTGTAATTATAGGTGGAGCTGAGGCTGAGGCTTCAGGATTATCCGCGGAAACAGTAGCTGCAGGAGATCCAACTTATGCTGGACCACTTGCTGGAATAGCTTTAGGATTGGCTGTATATCACGTTGTTGAGCCAGAAGTTAAGGATCAATGCGATGCAGCAGTTTATGATGAGCAGTGCGGAATGATGGAAATGGTTCTTGATGTAGATGCTATCGTAAAAGAAGTTAAAACTGTAAGAACTCAATTTTCAAAATACACAATTTAA
- the grdB gene encoding glycine reductase complex selenoprotein B encodes MIRVVHYINQFYAGIGGEEKADIRPEVREGFVGPGMGLNGLLKPKGAEIVATVICGDSYFNENMTEAKAEIIEMIKKYNPDLFIAGPAFNAGRYGVACGAIATEVEEKLNIPVLSGMYIENPGADMYKKQLYIVETKNSAVGMRDALPKIANLAIKLANKEQIDAPDVDGYIERGIRKNYFATERGSKRAVDMLVRKIKGEAFTTEFKMPVFDRVEPNPPVADITKAKIAIVTSGGTVPKGNPDHIESSSASKFGKYDIEGVMDLTSETYETAHGGYDPTYANTDNDRVIPVDVLREFEKEGKIGSLHRYFYSTVGNGTAVASSKKFGEQIAKELIADGVQAVILTSTUGTCTRCGATLVKEIERAGLPVVHMCTVVPISLTVGANRIVPTIAIPHPLGNPNLDKKDEYELRKKLVSKALRALETPVEGQKVFED; translated from the coding sequence TTGATACGTGTCGTTCACTATATTAATCAATTTTACGCTGGAATAGGCGGAGAAGAAAAAGCTGATATAAGACCAGAGGTTAGAGAAGGTTTTGTAGGACCTGGTATGGGTCTAAATGGTTTATTAAAACCAAAAGGCGCTGAAATAGTTGCTACGGTTATATGTGGAGACTCTTATTTCAATGAAAACATGACTGAAGCAAAAGCTGAAATAATAGAAATGATAAAAAAATATAATCCAGACTTATTTATAGCAGGACCTGCTTTTAATGCTGGAAGATATGGAGTTGCTTGTGGTGCTATAGCTACAGAAGTAGAAGAAAAGCTGAACATACCTGTTTTAAGCGGGATGTATATTGAAAACCCAGGCGCTGACATGTATAAAAAACAATTATATATAGTAGAAACTAAAAACAGTGCAGTAGGAATGAGAGATGCACTTCCAAAGATAGCTAACCTTGCTATAAAATTAGCTAATAAGGAACAAATAGATGCTCCTGATGTTGATGGTTACATTGAAAGAGGTATAAGAAAGAACTACTTTGCAACTGAAAGAGGTTCAAAGAGAGCTGTAGATATGCTTGTTAGAAAGATTAAAGGTGAAGCCTTTACTACAGAATTCAAGATGCCTGTATTTGATAGAGTTGAACCAAACCCACCAGTAGCAGATATAACAAAAGCTAAAATAGCAATAGTTACATCTGGCGGAACTGTACCTAAGGGAAACCCAGATCACATAGAATCTTCCAGTGCATCAAAGTTTGGTAAGTACGATATAGAAGGAGTTATGGACTTAACTTCTGAAACCTATGAAACTGCACACGGAGGATATGACCCAACATATGCTAATACTGATAATGACAGAGTCATACCAGTTGACGTGTTAAGAGAGTTTGAGAAGGAAGGCAAGATAGGCTCACTTCATAGATACTTCTATAGTACTGTTGGAAATGGAACTGCTGTTGCTTCTTCAAAGAAATTTGGAGAGCAAATTGCTAAGGAACTTATAGCAGATGGAGTTCAAGCAGTTATATTAACCTCCACCTGAGGAACTTGTACTCGTTGCGGTGCAACGCTTGTTAAAGAAATTGAAAGAGCAGGGTTACCTGTTGTTCATATGTGTACAGTAGTTCCAATATCCTTAACAGTTGGAGCTAACAGAATAGTTCCTACAATAGCTATACCTCACCCACTTGGAAACCCTAACTTAGATAAGAAGGATGAGTATGAGTTAAGAAAGAAACTGGTTTCTAAAGCACTAAGAGCTTTAGAAACTCCAGTTGAAGGACAAAAAGTATTCGAAGATTAA
- the grdC gene encoding glycine/sarcosine/betaine reductase complex component C subunit beta: MSFPVIKKASYVLVNTPDMIIHNGTTQTLERETNPESEYLKQIPSHLRSFNEVVAYAPNQTYIGNMTPEELASRKRPWTNEAVEGSNRFGKFGEIMPQDEFYGLIKISDVFDLVKLEKGFTAVVKEKLAKHPIINSKIESLGEGEELADIEKLVESHIAEGLYENGKLIGCVRRAHEHDKNLSSHIMVENLSVKASGVLALMHLVKDLDMDINSIEYIIECSEEAIGDMNQRGGGNVAKSIGEVAGLKGATGTDMRGFCAGPTHALITASALVKSGVYKNVAIVAGGATAKLGMNGKDHIKKNLPVLEDCLGGFAILISENDGVNPVLRTDIIGRHTIGHGASPQAVLEALVLEPLDKAGYKITDINKYAPEMQTPDITEPAGAGDVPTQNYKMIGALAVKKGQLDRKDLPAFVTTYGYPGFAPTQGHIPSGVPIVGHGRENMLNGKMDNFMIIGKGSLFLGRMTNLFDGVSIVVEKNTGNSEVKAEAGISKEEVKSMVADAMKDFAAYLMNK; the protein is encoded by the coding sequence ATGAGTTTTCCAGTAATTAAAAAGGCGTCCTACGTTTTAGTTAATACACCTGACATGATAATTCATAATGGAACAACACAAACACTTGAAAGAGAAACTAACCCAGAATCTGAATATTTAAAGCAAATCCCTTCTCACTTAAGAAGCTTTAATGAGGTTGTTGCATATGCACCTAACCAGACGTATATTGGAAATATGACTCCAGAGGAGTTAGCATCAAGAAAAAGACCTTGGACAAATGAAGCTGTAGAAGGATCAAATAGATTTGGAAAGTTTGGGGAAATTATGCCTCAAGACGAATTCTATGGCTTAATTAAAATTTCAGATGTATTTGATCTAGTAAAATTAGAAAAAGGTTTTACTGCAGTTGTAAAAGAGAAGTTAGCTAAGCATCCAATAATAAATTCAAAGATTGAGTCTTTAGGTGAAGGAGAAGAATTGGCAGATATCGAAAAGCTAGTTGAATCTCATATTGCAGAAGGACTTTACGAAAATGGAAAGCTTATAGGATGCGTAAGACGTGCTCATGAACACGACAAAAACTTGTCATCACATATAATGGTTGAAAATTTATCTGTTAAAGCATCTGGTGTTCTAGCTTTAATGCACCTAGTTAAGGACTTGGATATGGATATTAACAGTATAGAATATATAATTGAATGCTCAGAAGAAGCAATTGGAGATATGAATCAAAGAGGCGGAGGCAATGTTGCAAAGTCAATTGGAGAAGTAGCTGGGCTTAAGGGAGCAACCGGCACTGACATGAGAGGCTTTTGCGCAGGTCCAACTCATGCACTAATTACAGCTTCAGCTCTTGTTAAATCAGGGGTTTACAAGAATGTTGCAATAGTTGCTGGAGGAGCTACAGCTAAGCTTGGAATGAATGGTAAGGATCATATTAAAAAGAACCTTCCTGTATTAGAGGATTGCTTAGGCGGATTTGCAATATTAATCAGTGAAAACGACGGAGTAAATCCAGTACTTAGAACTGATATAATAGGAAGACATACAATAGGACACGGTGCATCACCACAAGCTGTACTTGAGGCCTTGGTTCTTGAACCTCTTGATAAGGCTGGCTATAAGATTACAGATATAAATAAATATGCTCCAGAAATGCAGACACCAGACATTACTGAACCAGCAGGTGCTGGAGACGTACCAACACAGAACTATAAAATGATTGGTGCCCTTGCAGTTAAAAAGGGACAATTAGATAGAAAAGATCTTCCAGCCTTTGTTACTACTTATGGATATCCAGGGTTCGCTCCAACTCAGGGGCATATTCCTTCAGGAGTTCCAATAGTAGGACACGGCAGAGAAAACATGCTTAACGGAAAAATGGATAATTTCATGATAATCGGTAAAGGAAGCTTATTCCTTGGAAGAATGACAAATCTTTTTGACGGTGTTTCAATAGTTGTTGAGAAGAATACAGGTAATTCTGAGGTAAAAGCTGAAGCTGGTATATCAAAGGAAGAAGTTAAGTCTATGGTTGCAGATGCAATGAAGGATTTTGCAGCTTACTTAATGAATAAATAA
- the grdD gene encoding glycine/sarcosine/betaine reductase complex component C subunit alpha produces the protein MSKEMASKMIAEVFNEIADGIKSGSFGRKVKVGLTILGSEHGIEEMVKAAELARKKYDDFEVVLIGPKTSSTLETVEAATAEEGHKLMVQLLESGKIDGCVTQHFDFPIGVSTVGRVVTPGRGRDMIVATTTGTTSTNRVEGMVINAISGIAAAKAIGIENPKVGILNLDGARKVERILIELKEKGYAIEFADSLRADGGCVMRGNDLLAGTPDVMICDSLTGNLLIKIFSSFTTGGDYETVGAGYGPGIGENYDKLINIVSRASGATLISEALKFCATCAKNKVLNMAAEEFKKANAAGLKDIISKNTKDKIIENTEEVKMPPKKVVTSDIAGIDILELDNACRSLWKQGIYSESGMGCTGPIILVNPDDAEKARKVLKEAGFLS, from the coding sequence ATGAGTAAAGAAATGGCATCAAAAATGATAGCCGAAGTTTTTAACGAGATAGCTGATGGCATTAAGTCAGGAAGTTTTGGAAGAAAAGTTAAAGTAGGTTTAACCATTCTTGGTTCCGAGCATGGAATAGAGGAAATGGTTAAGGCGGCAGAGCTTGCAAGAAAAAAATACGATGATTTCGAAGTTGTGCTTATAGGACCAAAAACATCTTCTACTTTAGAGACTGTGGAAGCTGCTACTGCTGAAGAAGGACATAAGTTAATGGTTCAGCTCCTTGAAAGCGGTAAAATCGATGGCTGTGTAACCCAGCACTTTGATTTTCCTATTGGTGTTTCAACAGTAGGAAGAGTAGTAACTCCTGGAAGAGGCAGAGATATGATTGTAGCCACAACTACAGGAACTACTTCAACTAACAGAGTTGAGGGCATGGTAATTAACGCGATTTCAGGTATAGCTGCAGCTAAAGCTATAGGAATAGAAAATCCTAAAGTAGGAATATTAAATCTTGATGGTGCAAGAAAAGTTGAAAGAATACTTATAGAACTTAAAGAAAAAGGATATGCTATCGAATTCGCAGACTCTTTAAGAGCAGATGGCGGCTGTGTAATGAGAGGAAATGATCTTCTTGCAGGAACACCAGATGTTATGATTTGCGATTCTTTAACAGGAAATCTTTTAATTAAAATCTTCTCATCGTTTACAACAGGTGGAGACTATGAGACAGTTGGTGCAGGATACGGGCCGGGAATAGGAGAAAACTATGACAAACTAATAAACATAGTTTCAAGAGCTTCTGGCGCTACGCTAATTAGTGAAGCCTTAAAATTCTGTGCTACCTGCGCAAAAAATAAAGTATTAAATATGGCTGCTGAAGAGTTCAAAAAAGCAAATGCTGCTGGGCTAAAAGATATAATATCAAAAAATACAAAGGATAAAATTATAGAAAATACAGAAGAAGTTAAGATGCCTCCTAAAAAGGTTGTTACTTCAGATATTGCAGGCATAGATATTCTTGAGCTTGATAATGCTTGCAGATCCTTATGGAAACAGGGCATATACTCAGAAAGCGGTATGGGATGTACCGGTCCTATAATTCTAGTAAATCCAGATGATGCTGAAAAAGCTAGAAAAGTATTAAAAGAAGCAGGTTTTCTAAGCTAA
- a CDS encoding BMP family lipoprotein has product MSKKRILSVLAAVAVVTTLFAGCKASAPAPSQGGDKKPASLTKVGMVTDSGTIDDKSFNQGTWEGILKYKTDKKTIEEKYLQPSGEQKTDYMNAISDLVDSGYKLVVTPGFKFETAINEAADKYKDASFVLIDGQPNNGDGKFVKHDNVVSVFFNEHEAGFLAGVASALSTKTGKLGFIGGMKIPPVEKFGWGFKAGVSYANKTFGTKAEVIDFLFEGTFNNVAGGKNLAAGIYNKGADIIFHAAGGVGVGVFNEAKERAEKGQNVWVVGVDVDQYESGKISSGKSVTLTSAVKGIDVAAFNYIDAKLNNKFPGGQVITLGLKDNAVGIPAKNPNLSDDIVKKVDQAKKDVVDGKIKVPATEADLATFLK; this is encoded by the coding sequence ATGAGCAAAAAAAGAATTCTTTCTGTGCTTGCAGCTGTTGCAGTAGTTACTACATTATTTGCAGGTTGTAAGGCATCAGCACCAGCACCATCACAAGGAGGAGACAAAAAACCTGCGTCTTTGACAAAAGTTGGTATGGTTACTGACTCAGGTACAATAGACGATAAATCCTTTAACCAAGGAACTTGGGAAGGAATATTAAAGTATAAGACTGACAAGAAAACAATAGAAGAAAAATATTTACAGCCTTCAGGAGAACAAAAAACAGACTACATGAATGCTATCAGCGACCTTGTAGACTCTGGCTATAAGCTAGTAGTTACTCCAGGGTTTAAATTTGAAACAGCAATAAATGAAGCAGCTGATAAATATAAGGATGCTTCTTTCGTACTTATCGATGGACAGCCAAATAATGGAGATGGAAAGTTTGTAAAACATGACAATGTTGTTTCAGTATTCTTTAATGAGCATGAAGCTGGATTCCTTGCAGGTGTTGCTTCTGCTTTATCAACAAAAACTGGAAAGCTTGGATTCATAGGAGGTATGAAAATACCACCAGTTGAAAAGTTTGGTTGGGGATTTAAAGCAGGAGTTAGCTATGCAAACAAAACTTTTGGAACTAAGGCAGAAGTTATAGATTTCTTATTTGAAGGTACATTTAATAACGTAGCTGGTGGTAAGAACTTAGCTGCTGGTATTTACAACAAAGGCGCAGACATAATATTCCATGCTGCAGGCGGCGTAGGAGTTGGAGTATTCAACGAAGCTAAAGAAAGAGCAGAAAAAGGCCAAAATGTATGGGTTGTAGGTGTTGACGTTGACCAATACGAATCAGGTAAGATTTCAAGCGGTAAGTCAGTAACATTAACTTCAGCAGTTAAAGGTATAGATGTTGCAGCTTTCAACTATATTGATGCTAAATTAAATAACAAGTTCCCAGGAGGACAAGTTATAACATTAGGATTAAAGGATAATGCAGTTGGAATACCAGCAAAAAATCCTAACCTTTCAGACGACATAGTTAAGAAGGTTGATCAAGCTAAAAAAGATGTTGTTGATGGAAAAATAAAAGTTCCAGCAACTGAAGCAGACTTAGCTACTTTCTTAAAATAA